AACTTCAgcaaaagggaggcagagacgggggaATCCTTGGGGCTTCTTGACCAGCTAGACTAGCCAATTTGGTTAAACAAGTTCAATGAgacacccagtctcaaaacataaaagaagttTTAGACCCAGTTTCAATCTCTGGactccacacacatatgcacatgcataatATGCCCCCACAAAAGAGTGTTCAAATATGCTCAAAATGGATCGAGTGGAAACTGCATATACTAGTCtttatgtttgaaatatttttaccaCATTTGTCATacctctttaaatttttatctttttctattgtgACCTGAAGGAAAATTCTGTCATGTTTTGCTTCTCATTCTTGACCCTCTTTAGCAATAAGATCATGGTTTTGTTAGAGAATTATAgtttattacaaaaatataagATTAACTACCCTTCATACCCTCTCACACCTACATTTCTCTGAACTAAGgcatattttctaaatttaattaaatgtggGTATCTTGTAATGCTCTGATTTGAAACAgctatctttctttttcagattagTGATGATGAACCAGGCTATGACctagatttattttgtatacctAATCATTATGCCAAGGATTTGGAAAAGGTCTTTATTCCTCATGGACTGATTATGGACAGGTTGGTAAGATCTTAATtaaagttttgtgggttttttttaggtctctctgtgtgtatatgtatagtgtatgtattatgtattaatGTGAAAGCAAGAGAAGGACAATGGGTGTCGTACTCTGttgctctctgtcttcttctcttgAATCAGtctctttcactgaacctgggtttttgtttttttgtttttttttttttttttttcgagacagggtttctctgtggctttggagcctgtcctggaactagctcttgtagaccaggctggtttcgaactcacagagatctgcctgcctctgcctcccaaatgctgggattaaatgcgtgtgccaccactgcccggcctctcactgaacctggggcatGGTGATTTGGGTAGTATGCCTTGCTAGCAAGACTCAGGGTTTTGCCtgtttgcctgtctctgtctcctagtgCTGAAGTTACAAGCAGGTGCAGCTTAacctggtttttatgtgggtactggcgATCTGAATTTTGATCCTGATGCTTGCACAAGTgctcttattcactgagccacctccctagcctaaaatgaagggttttttttcttgtaataatTCTAACTTAGCAACTGTCAAGTAGTTGATACTTGAATATAAGCTAGGCCAATTTATTGATGAACAAaggttttctatttaaaaagatagttgttattttatttgtatatatgagtgCCTTCATGCATTAATATGCAGGATATACATTTCAGGAGGCTAGAAAAGTGTgatggatctcctggaactggagttacagactattgtgagccactgtgtgggtgctgggaactgaggccctctgcaaaaacagcaagtgcacttaactgctggaactatctcttcagccccaatattttctatttttaaagttcttttcataaaaagaaaaacatcaggaaGTTTGAGACATAAATAGTGGGAATCCATAGTGAGTACAGTAAACATTAAAGAGAGGTGGGAAGAGCCTCTAGTCTGTCTGTAAATGAGATTATAATTCTGTTCTGTCAGCTTTCTATACACATTTCCTACCTAGATACTACTAATGCACATATACTGTATCACTGTATGTaaagtgtatacatacatacacaagttaCATACTATGATACAGTACTGAATTTTTGAACATTTTGATATTGATACATCTATAGCTATcaaatgtttttatcttttaaaaattattttataatctcatgtatgtgtagatggaagtttctgtccttcccagtcctgcagccattcagtcccaaagaaacacatagaggcttattttatattaattataaactgtttggcctattagctcaggcttattattaactagttcttgcaacttaaattaacccataatttttgtctaagtttaggcacatggcttggtaccttttctcaataaggcattctgTCTTACTACTTCTGCATCTGGCTAGTGACtcacttctgccttttctcttcctagaattctcctagtctgattgccccacctatactttctgcctggctactggccaatcagtattttattaaattaatacaaatgataaatcattacagtgtacaagagcattatctcacagcatgtgtgtgtgtgtataaactattttctctttgagatagggtctcactgtttagCTTGGTATGGCTTTAAACTTCTGTATAGCCCAGACTCAACTCAGCTGTTCTCCCTGGCAGCCTCCCATGTGTGgagattaaggtgtgtgccaccatgcccagccctatatattatatgaaatgttttatttctaggGTCTCAAATAGCTTAGATTGACTTCAGACTCACTTAgtatagctgagggtgacctgaacttctgatcctactgcTTGAGCTCCTGATATGCCATCATACCCAGTTTGTACAGTTCTGAGAATAGAATTTAGGACCTCCTATGTGTACTAGGCATGGACTCTACCAGctaagctacattcccagttccctcacatttattttaaaggcaaTACTCTATGCTATTCATGGATGTATCATAACTGGTTTGACTCTGTACTGTTGGTGAACACTTAAGATCATTATTTTGCACTTAGCAGAGTATGTTAGAGGAAATATCCTATATATGCATTTTGGCACTTGCTCAGCTTTAGGTAAGTAGAAATTTTGGGTCAAGGAAAAGATGTTTATTGAATGTTTTAATACTGTCAAATTAACCTCTAGAAAGTTATATCATTTTATACTTCTAGAGGTATATGTGTTCATTTTTCCTCACAgtatcttctaatattttatattagagaATACAATTTAACCAAAATTCACCAATCTAGTAAGCTTTGAAAAttatatcttgtttttatttgtattttttaattttatgatagaTATAATAgtatatctgttttttttcttttctttcctttgagacaggatcttattatgtagccccTAAGTAACCTAGTACTTATTCTGCAGTTCAGAATGTCCTTTAACTtatagcaatccttctgcctcagccttcagagtgctggaattataggcatgtatcatCATGCCTAGAATGTACCTGGCTTTAATTTTGGTTGAGCTGTGTGCGTTGGTATagatctataatctcagcacagggaggtagagacaaggatTATGAGTTAcagtccagtctgggctacataaaggGATCCTGTGACACTTCCCCACTTTACCTTTGGCATATGGAAAAAGTTcccaactttatttaaaaaaatgtgttatgaAGCAAGAATTCCCTTCATGGGAACAAAGGATGTGTCATGCTTAAGAGGTgtttgttataaaatataaatatttggaatCTTCTTTTcaattccttattttatttttgcaggaCTGAAAGACTGGCTCGAGATGTCATGAAAGAGATGGGAGGCCATCACATTGTGGCCCTCTGTGTGCTGAAGGGGGGCTATAAATTCTTTGCTGACCTGCTGGATTACATTAAAGCACTGAATAGAAATAGTGATAGATCCATTCCTATGACTGTAGACTTTATCAGACTGAAGAGCTATTTTGTAAGTATACttaatctataattttaaaaaatatatggcCATTTTAgttttgtctgtattttctttgaagttctgcaAACTATACTACATAATCATCTCACTTAGTTATTGTAGAATtactattatttgtttgtttatttttctatgctggggatagaacccaggacctcagtaAGGACTACAATTGAGCCTCCTCCCAGTCattttttagaattttagttTGAGATCCTTTCTCACTAACTTGCttagactgtccttgaactcattacataggctggtcttgaaatttCAGTCATCTTGCATCAGCTTCTCAAGTAGCTGGAATTACTATCAGGTGCCTCCACTTCAGGCcatgattgttgttgttgttgttattaattcATTGATACTTTACATCACAACACAGAATACTAACCACTGTAGTTCATGACCAACATCGAGGTGAATATTGTCTGTTATATAGTCACCCAAGAGGGATATGGACTTATTTTGGACAATTTTTCTACTGTCTTATTTTCACTTggattttggtttgatttgtaaTACTgctcaggctagtcttaaactccGTGGCTCAACagtcctgtcttagcctcccaagttctgggagtccaagcatgcatcaccactctGGCtgtgttttgataaaaaaaaaaaaacctcttaagaATAACTATTGAgtagagctggagaggtgactcagcagtcaCAAACACTTGTGGAGAGATCTGGGGTTTAGTTACTAGCAACCAGAAGATGTCTCACAACtatgtagctccagttccagaggctctgataTCCTAGCCtccagataaaataaaaaataagtcttgctgggcggtggtggcgcacgcctgtaatcccagcactcgggaggcagaggcaggcagatctctatgagttcgaggccagcctggtctacaagagctagttccaggacaggctcaaaagctacagagaagccctgtcttgaaaaacaaaaacaaacaaataaataaaaataagtaagtcttaAGAGAACTATGGaactggtgaggtggctcattGTCAAAAGCACTTTTCTTCCAGGggacttaggttcaattcctagcacccccaTGGCGGCTCATAgtggtctgtaattccagtcccagggatctgatgcccttttttgGTGTCCGAtggcaccaggcactcacatggtacacaaacaagCATACAGCCGAAACACCcgtacacatattttttttttttaaaaaaaaaaaaattgctctgaAGACTTGGTGTTTTCCTGACTGTATGTGCTGGTAGCAAATAATTTTTCTGGAACTAAATTTCTTTGAGAGGAATCCTAAGTTATTTGAAGCAAAGTCTGATTATTAAGGTTAACAATTTTTCTCAGACAACAGAAACCACTTCTGACCTGGGGCCACTTTACCTTTGTCAGAGTCTGAAATGGTTTAGAATATTTACAGtgtgataaaacaaaataaatgtaatctttACATGTAAATTCCATCATTCACAATtttgattgtgtagtttattttttctgtttttatttattttttcaagaatcTATgaagctcttgctgtcctggaactcagtatgtagacaaggctggccttgaactcaaagatccaactgcctctaccttctgagtgctgggattaaaggtgtgcactaccattgAGTGgctaaaatagatatttatttttaaaacaaaactgcaGAAAATTACAGAGGAACTAAGCCATTCcaaattctacttttaaaaaaggtttatttctattttatgagtgttttgcctgaatgtatgtatgtgcacggTGTAAGTGCTTCATGTCTGTAGAGGCCAGCAGAagacatcagatgccctggaagtggagtttcagatgtttgtgagttgccatgtgggtgctgggaactgaacctggctcctctgcaagaatagtacctactcttaactgttgaaccatctctccagctcctgtcatcactttttattttgagtattttaaagagttttctctatatatacatgtatacacataatacTATAGTTTACATAATCAGTGTCATTCCAGATGTTATTTAACTACCTAGATGAGAAAGAACCTGGGGTATTTCATTAAATGAAAAAGTCCACTAATTAAAACCACTATATTTTTGtgcttctgagaaagaaaataccCCCAGTTATAGTTGTATGATGCCATGAATTACGTTTTCAGAGGTATTAAATATGAATGTGCATCTTAAAACAGTGAAATACAGTGTTATATATTTGGtgacattttctgtttccagtgCTCTGTAACCTTCAGGAAAATGAAACATTTGATAAGTACAGAAATGTGTTTCTtctattttgagttttatttcaatttatacaATTCTACTAAAATAGttgaaaaaataatgagattttgGGAGAAAGGGTTGTTAGTAAAcaagtattgttttaaatttgtaattttgaATGTTGGATGAATCCAAGACCTCaagtatataaacaaatatgttcTAAAGCTAGAGCTCTTGTTGCTACTTACAGATTTTCAAAAATCATAGGGATGGAAAATTAGGAATAAAACTTCTTTCCTGTCATCCCAATTAACAGATAGACAAAGTAGAAACAAATGTTAAGGCTGTATTTAGACCCCTTAGATTCTTTGGGAATTAAAACacttctatgtgtatgagtgttttgcctacatacatgtctgtgcaccacacgtgtgcctgaagtctacagaggccagaagagagtgtctgaCTTCCTacaattggagttacagacatctgagagctgccatgtgggtgctgggaattgaatctgggtcttctggaagccGATTTCAGCCACTTCTTCAGCCCCCTCTGGGAAGTTTTGATTACTAACAGTGACACCTGAATAAAGGATAACCTTGAGCACTTCTGTTTAGTGAAGTGGTAcgaaaggggaagggagatagAGCAGATATGGAGAGGACTGTCCTTTCATTCATTCCAGTCATGTCTCCATAGAATTTACTATAATAGTTAAAGATGAGGCCTCTCTGAGCGGCTCTAAGTTAAGggtacagtgagttccagacagagAGGGATGTTGCTATAGTTTTTCTAACTCAGGTAATTGATTCATGGGtagcatttataaacagtataGGCACTCACATATAACAACTATTAAATGAACCTTTTTATTAGCCCCATTTAAAAGGGGGCTCTTTTCCTTGAAAAGAAGTTTCAAGAAAACATAAGCTGAAACATGTGGAAATTGAACTTAGAATGTCAGTGTTCTGTGTGCTTTGAAGTTCTGTGCCTTGGACCCTATAATCACAGCTCCAAGGAATTGGTGTTGAGCTGTAATACCACTTTTCTACAGAAGATGTCAGTATTTACCAAAGCTTGTTATTACTATGTAGAACTCAGCATAATTCCCTCTAAATTAGTTTCAGGTTTTGTacagttctttttcttattgtcaTTAATCAGTTCTGTGTGTTTGAAATTCTGGGTTTTAGGCTAGACTAATATGAGAAATAATATGCGAAATTACATTAAAAAGCGAAACATTTAGTTTACAGCGTGTACTAGTAGtacacttttaattttattcctctCTCTCACGTCCCTTtacacatgctagacaaacatTCTACCAATGGAgcaatcatttttgttttttgaggtagagttTCCTCTGTGGAATCttagttttcctggaactcactctagaccaagctggccttgaactcacagagatccacttgcctctccagtgttgggattaaaggtgtacagtGGCACCACTGactatctttttttaatgttaatttgaGATAGCCTGTTGTTAGGTATCCCAGAGTGATTTCAAACTcaatcctgcttcagcttccGTAGAGCTGTGAttacacacacgtgtatataacTAGTACCTGCCCCAACATGcttttaaatatagaataaatatagtttttgtgttttgtttttcaagacagggtttctctgtagttttggagagcctttcctggaactagctcttgtagaccaggctggccttgaactcacagtgatccacctgcctctgcctcctgagtactgggattaaaggcatgcactaccacctggctttaaaaatagttatttatttatttattattttatttatttatttaagatttctgtctcttccccaccaccgcctcccatttccctccccctcccccaaaggtaGCATATTGGTCTGCTTCTTGGTATTATTAGTTAGTATTGGtccatataagtatatattagaTTTTGTGATGATTCTTTTTAATAGCTCCATAATATTATTGTATATACATTAACTTCATTAATTTAGTTAATTACCTGTTGAAATACATGTTGATTCTTTTTGATGAGTAACAGATATAGTGAGCATGTTCCTTTGCATGATTGTGAATGTTTTTGTGACATTGATTCTTGGAAATGGGTTTGTTAGACCAAAATGGTGTGCATGTTTACAATTTTAATAAGCATTTACTATATTCTTTTCAAAAGATGTTGTATTGGTTTCTGTTATCCAACCAGCAACTTGAGTATTTGTTTCCCCTCAATGTGTTATCGGGCTTAAGTTCTGTAAATGTGGACAGATGGGTGAACACTAGAATCACATATTTCCAGAagttcctggtttttgtttttgtttgtttgagatagggtttctctgtgtaacagtactggtTATCCTACAACTTGCTCTGTacgccaggctgtcctcaaactcagagctctgcttgcctctgccttccaagtgctgggattaaaggcttacaccactACCTCTGGGCTCTAGTAGTTCtttgtaaactttaaaaaaggatgcatttgtctttatgtgtatgtgtgaatgccagtgtatgtatttgtgccctatgtgcatgcctgatgctttTGAGGCTAGAAGTGGGGATCagatcacctgaaactggagtaaaaggcaattgtgagctgccatgtggggtctgggaactgaacccaggtccattgcaagatcagcaagtgtttttaactgaTGAGCAATCTCTACAGTGCCATTTGGTGGGTTCTTATTTTGAAGTGTAATATGAATAAGGAAGATTCTTTATAGAACTTTTCAGTTGGAGTTCATAACTAGTTTTTGCTCTTTCTAAGAATGCAAGGAAAAATATCTTcctatattttcttccattccacttatagttttattttttatatttagattttaatccatctggaatttatttttatgtatggcATGAGGTAGGGatcatgctttatttttttctcaaatggaTAAGTAATTGAtcaaacaccatttgttgaataattCATCTTTTAATTACTGACTCAAAATACCATCTTTGTCATATACTAAATTGTCATATGTTTTTTGGGTCTGTTTCTGGATTTTACTTGGTTCCTTTAACTTTTTGTCAACCACTGTGTTGGTTGACACAAGGTAATAGCTGTAGCTTTATAGTACTCATTTACTGTCCCAGTAGAACAAGGCCAGGCTCTTTTATTCATCtgttttcattcagtttttttgTCTTGATTCCAGCACATCCAAATTATAGTTATTCTCACCAGCTATAGTGAGTGTTAAGTGCTCTCCTTTGAACCCCCTATAAGGGTTTCTGCTAATTTCTATGAGAGCAGAAAGTGAGAACCTAAAAAGTATGTTACAACAGACTAGTTTATACCTGCTTTCTCAGTTCTGAAGATGACTTGGATATGGGCTGGACTTTTAGGGGGTACCCTCAGGGTTGGATGTGACCCAGACCAACTCCTTCCTTATGTGACTCACAGGAATGTTAGAGGACCAGAAGCAGACACCTGCCATGCTAATAAAATGTCCTTTGTGACTTGAGAAGTGCCTGATTGATGATGAGTAGCTATAATATCCCACTCAGAAATGCATGTGCTCTATTTTTAGGACTCTTCAGAACATCAAAAATCAGTAATGGTCAAttaggatttttaatttttactaatcTATATGTACAATTTACATAGTCATTCATTTCTAGAAACCTAATTCttataattcatttaatttaGAATACCATAATGTTGTGGCCACTAGATAGCTAACTTCTTAAATCTTGTAGTTTACATAAGATAATTTGAGAAGTTTGTATGTACACAAGAATATGCCTATAAatgattcagatttttttttaatttagaatgaTCAGTCAACAGGTGACATAAAAGTTATTGGTGGAGATGATCTCTCAAGTTTAACCGGAAAGGTATGTATcttgaagggagaagggaagaatcTTTTTTTATACCAAGAATCAACAACTGTACTGTCAATCATGCACTCAGAGGTACTTTATTAGTATAAGATAAGCAAGTGTTGCTTAACTCTTGGAAATATCCCTGGACTGTATAGCCAAATGATTGCAGAATCTTACATTAATCCCAAAAATCCATATTGCTAATTTTTTCTGTAATACTTCTTTGGAAATCTAATTTTGGATCCTTCAGGAAATACAtacatggagaaagagaaaggcaatcttcttcttcttctttgggtttttttttttgagacagggtttctctgtagctttgaagcctgttctggaactagctcttgtagaccaggctggcctcaaactcacagagacctccctgtctctgcctcctgagtgctgggattaaaggcttgcaccaccattgCTGGACCAAAaggcagtctttaaaaaaatattcacagaggctggagagatggctcagaggttaagagcattacctgctcttccaaaggtcctgagttcaattcccagtaaccacatggtggctcacaaccatctgtaatggggtttggtgttctcttctggccggcaggcaaacacacagacagaatattgtatacataataaataaataaataaacaaacaaacaaacaaacaaataaatatttaaaaaatattcacatgtagttttatttttaaggtgtgtgtgtagtgtcttcCAGTATGCAAGCCTGTACGTgcacacagaaaccagaagaagatGTTAGATTTGTCAGAGCTGTAATTACAGGCATTTGCAGGATACCCTGCttgttacatgggtgctgggatcttaGCTCAGTTCTTATGATTGTGCGTCAAGCACTCTtcacattcttaaccactgaactattcCTCTAGCCCCCACTTAtatctttaaaggaaataaaatcagtattGTATGGTGTCTGAAAGTGTGAGTTGTGGAATCTGCTAGTATTGATCAAAAACCTGCCTTGGCATTTCCTAACTCTGTGACCTTGGGGAGGTTGTTTAACCCTATGCACCTCAGAAGCAGGTAGAGCTAAAATGTTAGTGGTAGCTATCTCAGAGTTAAAAGGATTAAGTAATATAATATTAGTAGAACTATTACAGCAGTTTctggtaaataaatattttaacattggtttatttctatgtgtgtgtgagagagatgtacatgaatgtgtggaggtcagaggacatataggagtcagttctctgctttcaGCATGTAGGTTCAGGGAATTGTGTTCACATTATGAGACAGACTTGGCACTaagtgccttttgttttgttgagacagtctcactttgtagcccataCCATCCTGACATCTCATATGTAagccatgctggtcttgaactcgtggtgatcctcctgcctcagcctcccaagggctggaattgcAAGCAAGAGTCACTATACTGGATTGAATATGTTTTCTAAACTGCTAGTTATTGTTTACTTTTAGACACCATTCCATGTATAAATGTATTACTTTAGTAAATTTCACAGTAATCTGGTGAGGGAAGTTATTCCCAGACTACAGATCAGGAAATTAATCAATAGAGTTACAGTTTGAAAAGTTACTTGGGATTACAAGATGAAAACTGTCTCACAATCTCAGAGTCACACAACAAAGAAGTAGAAGAGCTTGAATGCAGACACCAAAGCTCTTCCTTTAGCTCTTTGATTTTAGTACTCTCTGTTTACTTCACTGAAAATCTGTAGAGGAACTTTAACATAAAACACTTGTGAAATTCTATAGTCCTGTCCTGTATTGGGGTCATGCCAAACTAATTCTGCCATCAGTGGTGTTTGGAAACTTCAGAGGAGAAGTTGTAATCTGTTGGTTCTTTTTCTATCCTGTCCATTTGGTGTACAGCTTGCAGACCTCCTCCCGTTTCATCGTGCTTTGTCCATATTTAGAAGCCATTCGAAACCTGCACTTCTATAATCAGTTTTCAGTGCTGGAAGGGGCCTAGCCTTCAAGGCCTGTGTGATTTAGTTTgaccttgtctttttcacctAATGGCTCTGCCCCACTACAGAGCTCCATGATCTTAAACAGATCTTTGCttctaaaataactttttatgaCAGTCACAGTAGATTCTGtttattgtagaaaaaaaatcaaggaataaAAATTAAGCGGAGTTAAATCTTGGTGATGAGATTATGggtttatttgaaattttttcttttacagaaatttatgtgtgtgcaagtacagATACATGTAAATAGTTTCACATTAATTTATAGTTGAGGATATTTACTTTAGATCCAAAATCTGCCTTTATTCTAATCATTCCTCTTGTGCTTGTCTTTGTTGACTACTTTAGGTAAGTTGTTTGACTCCTGAGCatcattgttttcattat
This is a stretch of genomic DNA from Microtus ochrogaster isolate Prairie Vole_2 chromosome X, MicOch1.0, whole genome shotgun sequence. It encodes these proteins:
- the Hprt1 gene encoding hypoxanthine-guanine phosphoribosyltransferase, whose protein sequence is MTDSVMATRSPSVVISDDEPGYDLDLFCIPNHYAKDLEKVFIPHGLIMDRTERLARDVMKEMGGHHIVALCVLKGGYKFFADLLDYIKALNRNSDRSIPMTVDFIRLKSYFNDQSTGDIKVIGGDDLSSLTGKNVLIVEDIIDTGKTMQTLLSLVKQYNPKMVKVASLLVKRTSRSVGYRPDFVGFEIPDKFVVGYALDYNEYFRDLNHVCVISETGKAKYKA